One Paraglaciecola mesophila genomic region harbors:
- a CDS encoding GNAT family N-acetyltransferase, translating to MVLAAYQDTACVGLALLAQRKAPSSTGFKIKQLWLHRSGEQAADQVWIEHNDFLVQRDNKAQIRLAMFEYLYEQKTMWQELYFGLAESSVINTLTAKSAFYREVISSPDFEVDLLNKNHLDDYLADLSKNTRSQIRRTKKILSQSGNLVLALAESDSQKKQFLDDIAQLHKEKWRNTEFGSGFDNPIFERFHHQLIFEEKETNKTRIYCLMLDKKPMAYIYILIHENTWYFYLSAMKSHSDNRVKVGLLAHAYIIQQAIFEGATKYSFLAGEARYKRSLSNQPEANQQLICFYQPTLFMRTREYIRSAKSVLKNLLRH from the coding sequence AGGATTGGCATTGCTTGCTCAGCGCAAGGCCCCCTCCTCCACGGGTTTTAAAATCAAGCAATTGTGGTTGCATCGAAGTGGCGAACAGGCAGCAGATCAAGTGTGGATTGAGCACAACGACTTCCTTGTGCAGCGAGATAACAAAGCGCAAATCCGCTTGGCTATGTTTGAATACCTCTATGAACAAAAAACAATGTGGCAAGAGCTCTATTTTGGTCTAGCGGAATCAAGTGTAATCAATACGCTTACGGCGAAGTCTGCTTTTTATCGAGAAGTTATCAGTTCACCAGATTTTGAAGTGGATTTGCTTAATAAAAATCATTTAGATGATTACCTCGCCGATTTATCCAAAAATACCCGTTCTCAAATTAGACGCACTAAGAAAATTCTTTCTCAATCAGGCAATTTAGTTCTAGCTTTAGCTGAAAGCGACTCTCAGAAAAAGCAGTTTTTAGACGATATAGCACAGTTACATAAAGAGAAGTGGCGAAATACTGAATTTGGTAGCGGGTTTGATAACCCGATTTTTGAACGCTTTCATCATCAATTAATATTTGAAGAAAAAGAAACAAATAAAACACGTATTTATTGTCTCATGCTCGACAAAAAACCAATGGCATATATCTATATTTTGATTCACGAGAATACTTGGTATTTTTATCTGTCAGCGATGAAAAGCCATAGTGATAATCGTGTAAAAGTAGGGTTACTCGCCCATGCGTATATTATTCAACAAGCCATATTTGAGGGTGCGACTAAATACAGTTTTCTAGCCGGTGAAGCACGTTACAAGCGCTCACTGTCAAATCAGCCTGAGGCAAACCAGCAACTGATCTGCTTTTATCAACCAACCCTGTTTATGCGTACAAGAGAATACATTCGAAGTGCAAAAAGCGTATTAAAAAATTTACTGAGACATTGA
- a CDS encoding glycosyltransferase, producing MHVSFIIPHKGRFEMLIQTIESVAKQAFDLSQIEVIVVSQTPEALKQTLNENTELTIKTYLRSEYDTISALRNYGETRANGEYLAFLDADIYLSTNWIEQMLRTLQSHPERIISSAMQRCKEDAPPLEKIRTSLSNAELDTEVAFLPGRNLFLTREAFHRIGGFPEHLLTCEDYYFTDKAAQLGTLFYTSSADYIHLGEDKTLKGMFNKEIWRGQSNLKSIEGRRIPLREWPSFVVPPAIFLCLFCSLMALCIGQATGAIVFLGLALIPLLAYTSRLYKLDKLHVSFLHVLAFYTVYFPARAIGTFAGIFKSIRIKNI from the coding sequence ATGCACGTATCATTTATCATTCCCCATAAAGGGCGGTTTGAAATGCTTATTCAAACCATTGAATCTGTTGCGAAACAGGCATTCGATTTATCACAAATTGAAGTCATCGTTGTCAGTCAGACGCCTGAGGCCTTGAAGCAAACTTTAAACGAAAATACTGAGCTAACAATAAAGACCTACTTACGCTCGGAGTACGACACGATTTCGGCCCTGAGAAACTACGGTGAAACACGGGCGAATGGCGAGTACTTAGCCTTTCTTGATGCTGATATATATTTGTCAACCAACTGGATTGAGCAAATGCTACGCACCTTGCAAAGTCATCCTGAAAGGATCATTTCCAGTGCGATGCAAAGATGCAAAGAGGACGCCCCTCCTTTGGAGAAAATTCGCACCAGTTTAAGTAATGCTGAGCTAGATACTGAAGTGGCGTTTCTACCGGGTAGAAATCTCTTTCTTACACGAGAAGCGTTTCATCGCATTGGTGGATTTCCAGAGCACCTGCTGACCTGTGAAGACTATTATTTTACCGATAAAGCCGCCCAGCTAGGCACGTTATTTTACACCTCATCTGCAGATTACATTCATTTGGGCGAAGACAAAACATTAAAAGGTATGTTTAATAAAGAAATATGGCGCGGTCAGTCGAATTTAAAATCCATTGAGGGACGCCGAATTCCGCTTAGGGAATGGCCAAGCTTTGTGGTGCCTCCAGCGATATTTTTATGCCTTTTTTGTAGCCTCATGGCTCTGTGCATTGGCCAAGCGACCGGCGCAATAGTCTTTCTAGGTTTAGCGTTAATCCCTTTACTTGCCTATACCTCTCGACTCTATAAATTAGATAAATTGCACGTTTCTTTTTTGCACGTTCTTGCCTTCTACACTGTGTACTTCCCTGCTAGGGCTATTGGCACATTTGCCGGCATATTTAAATCCATTCGCATAAAAAATATTTAA
- a CDS encoding glycosyltransferase — translation MKTKRKVLQFICPTGFYGAERWVLALAKHLDPETTACDLAVTMEPGQKPLELVNEYKKLNLPTHIIDMKNKFDLGAVDRLATLIREQNIDIIHTHGYKSDIIGVLAAKRAKIKCVVTPHGFENAKDFKLKTFIWLGCQSMRFAHKVVPLSQQLMQDVLRIGVKPQKTLYIQNGVDLSEVEAEPIPARADPHKKRIGFVGQMISRKNIRDILDIFDALHKAHPETELILLGDGDARKELELHSQSLASTDAIQFLGFRDDRLSLLKSFDLFVMTSTLEGIPRCLMEATAASIPVAAYDIAGIDQLISHEETGLLAPLGDKETLKAYWEKLLYDQAFASQMAENAKKFVYDNYSAQRMAAQYSDLFEEMTKDS, via the coding sequence ATGAAAACAAAGCGTAAAGTCCTTCAATTTATTTGCCCAACAGGCTTTTACGGTGCAGAGCGTTGGGTACTTGCCTTAGCGAAACACTTAGATCCCGAAACAACGGCATGTGATCTAGCAGTGACCATGGAGCCTGGCCAAAAACCGTTAGAGCTTGTTAACGAATATAAAAAACTCAATTTGCCAACCCATATCATTGATATGAAAAATAAGTTCGATTTGGGTGCAGTAGACAGATTAGCGACACTCATTCGCGAACAAAATATTGATATTATTCACACTCACGGTTACAAGTCAGACATCATTGGCGTGCTTGCGGCGAAACGTGCAAAGATTAAATGTGTAGTCACTCCACACGGGTTTGAAAACGCAAAAGATTTCAAATTAAAAACCTTCATTTGGTTAGGCTGTCAGTCGATGCGCTTTGCCCATAAAGTTGTTCCTCTTTCACAACAACTTATGCAAGATGTCTTACGTATTGGCGTAAAACCACAAAAAACATTGTATATTCAAAACGGCGTCGATTTATCTGAGGTCGAAGCGGAGCCTATACCTGCTCGCGCTGACCCGCATAAAAAACGTATTGGCTTTGTTGGGCAAATGATTAGCCGGAAGAACATTCGTGATATTCTCGATATATTCGATGCACTGCACAAAGCGCACCCTGAAACCGAATTAATTCTGCTTGGAGATGGGGATGCCAGAAAAGAGTTGGAGCTTCACAGCCAATCATTAGCAAGCACAGACGCCATTCAATTTCTAGGTTTCCGCGATGATAGATTAAGTCTATTAAAGTCATTTGACTTATTTGTTATGACATCGACTCTTGAGGGTATCCCCAGATGCCTCATGGAAGCCACCGCAGCCAGCATTCCGGTGGCAGCTTATGATATCGCCGGTATAGATCAATTAATTAGCCATGAAGAAACAGGATTACTTGCCCCCTTAGGTGACAAAGAAACCCTAAAAGCCTATTGGGAAAAGCTGTTATACGACCAAGCATTTGCTTCACAAATGGCTGAAAACGCGAAAAAATTCGTATACGATAACTACTCGGCTCAGCGTATGGCAGCCCAATACAGTGATTTGTTTGAAGAAATGACAAAGGATAGTTAA
- a CDS encoding polysaccharide deacetylase family protein, with product MQQSKSSPIIFILSIDTEEEWDWSGAFPQHNADVNNVSLLPSFHKHLDSLGLRPTYLVDYAVADCPTSASTMREIIAKENCEIGAHLHPWCNPPYFGPATDESSHVVNLPKEHVSQKLNVLMQRIEEQFSVKAKSFRTGRWGIDSTVIKLLADAGITVDSSVYPFYRNDYFSCIGAPPLPYWPDLESPLETSSQRDLFELPVTVGFNRPNFSMWNDIHSKFASPPYSWTRFNGIAWHTNFLRKQYLCPELSAPKDMLSLCETVIDKAYPVLHMYMHSSSLLDNNNSLLGNRNAYEFICESISEVVTTLSKKYELDFCTLSEAAIKLQQQTEQESK from the coding sequence ATGCAACAAAGCAAATCGAGCCCCATTATTTTCATACTATCTATCGATACCGAAGAAGAGTGGGATTGGTCAGGTGCGTTTCCGCAGCACAATGCTGACGTGAATAACGTTTCGTTGCTGCCTTCTTTTCATAAGCACTTGGATTCCCTTGGGCTTCGCCCTACGTATCTTGTAGATTATGCAGTAGCGGACTGCCCCACATCTGCATCAACCATGCGCGAAATTATCGCCAAGGAAAATTGTGAAATAGGCGCTCATTTACATCCCTGGTGCAATCCGCCTTATTTTGGTCCGGCGACAGATGAGAGCTCGCATGTGGTGAACTTGCCAAAAGAACACGTATCTCAAAAACTCAACGTGTTGATGCAGCGCATCGAAGAGCAATTCTCAGTTAAAGCAAAATCTTTTCGCACGGGACGCTGGGGGATTGATTCAACCGTTATCAAACTGTTAGCCGACGCAGGGATTACTGTCGACTCTAGTGTGTACCCGTTTTACAGGAATGATTACTTCAGCTGCATTGGTGCACCGCCACTTCCCTATTGGCCTGACCTTGAATCTCCTCTTGAAACATCCAGTCAAAGAGATCTTTTCGAATTACCGGTAACCGTTGGTTTCAACCGCCCTAACTTCTCAATGTGGAACGACATACACAGTAAGTTTGCATCCCCCCCCTACAGTTGGACTCGGTTTAACGGCATCGCGTGGCATACGAACTTTTTACGAAAACAGTATTTGTGTCCCGAATTATCGGCCCCCAAAGATATGCTTTCATTATGTGAAACAGTAATAGACAAAGCATACCCTGTACTGCATATGTATATGCACAGCTCAAGCTTGCTAGATAACAATAACAGCTTATTGGGCAACAGAAACGCCTACGAGTTTATTTGTGAATCCATCAGTGAGGTCGTTACAACCTTGAGTAAAAAATACGAATTGGATTTTTGCACGTTATCCGAAGCGGCAATCAAATTACAGCAGCAAACGGAGCAAGAAAGTAAATGA
- a CDS encoding GNAT family N-acetyltransferase codes for MTVQIRFVTQADHAIWNEYVRAHPNATPYHHFGWLQSVEQAYQHKNIGAIALSNGRVVGVLPSIEMRRPLLRPFICALPYCDLGFGLADDSAIVDQLLAFMRQHLAHINGQSLALRDFINEPASDIQMEGQKVRMLLPLPSGSEELLSGFKSKLRSQIRKSEKNGLRYQIHRNGSGLNDFYHIFAINMRKLGSPVHSKEWFECIFENYKENSILSVVYSEDIPVGAGITLSSGAVTCIPWASTVAEYNRLAPNMMLYWSLLKEACDKNSQWFDFGRSTFNEGTYRFKAQWGAMPQLLNWYDAASESRQDFMNQENEECENAPQGKIRPMVEKVWAKLPLNVTTALGPKIRKHISL; via the coding sequence ATGACGGTACAGATTCGATTCGTCACCCAGGCAGATCACGCAATCTGGAATGAATACGTCAGAGCTCACCCAAACGCCACGCCTTATCATCATTTCGGCTGGTTGCAGAGCGTTGAACAAGCATATCAACACAAGAATATTGGCGCCATAGCGTTATCAAATGGGCGTGTAGTGGGGGTTCTACCTAGCATAGAAATGCGTAGGCCTCTGCTACGACCTTTCATTTGTGCACTTCCCTACTGCGATTTAGGTTTCGGACTAGCAGATGACAGCGCGATTGTTGATCAGCTACTAGCTTTTATGCGTCAGCATTTAGCGCATATAAATGGCCAGTCTCTGGCACTTAGAGACTTTATCAACGAACCTGCTTCTGATATTCAGATGGAAGGACAAAAAGTCCGCATGTTGTTACCTTTACCATCAGGCAGTGAAGAATTACTAAGTGGATTTAAATCAAAATTACGCAGCCAAATACGCAAGTCAGAAAAGAATGGTTTGCGTTATCAGATCCACAGAAATGGCTCCGGGTTGAATGACTTTTACCACATTTTTGCCATTAATATGCGCAAGCTAGGATCGCCAGTGCACAGTAAAGAGTGGTTTGAGTGCATATTTGAAAACTATAAAGAAAACAGTATATTATCCGTTGTTTATAGTGAGGATATCCCCGTAGGCGCTGGTATCACCTTGTCATCAGGAGCCGTTACTTGCATTCCTTGGGCATCGACGGTTGCAGAATATAATAGACTCGCTCCCAACATGATGCTGTATTGGTCATTGTTAAAAGAGGCTTGTGATAAGAATAGCCAATGGTTTGATTTTGGACGCTCAACATTTAACGAAGGAACTTATCGTTTCAAGGCGCAATGGGGAGCGATGCCGCAATTACTGAATTGGTATGATGCAGCAAGCGAGTCAAGACAAGACTTCATGAATCAGGAAAACGAAGAGTGCGAAAACGCACCACAAGGCAAAATAAGGCCCATGGTTGAAAAAGTGTGGGCGAAATTACCTTTGAATGTAACGACCGCTCTAGGTCCTAAAATTCGTAAACATATTAGCTTATAA